A genomic segment from Streptomyces sp. NBC_00654 encodes:
- a CDS encoding dihydrofolate reductase family protein has product MGKLTLTTFVTLDGVMQAPGGPDEDRSGGFEHGGWMVPFADDDFGQFITEVFGRPAAFLLGRRTYDIFAGYWPKVTDENDPVAGKLNGLPKYVVSSTLKDPRWQHTTVIDGDLVTEVTRLKERTRGGELQIHGSGRLAQSLMAHGLIDEYNLLVHPVVLGAGFRLLPEGGLPTAFELTATRTTSTGVAINTYRPTGRPDHGTFAPGE; this is encoded by the coding sequence ATGGGCAAGCTGACTCTCACCACCTTCGTGACACTCGACGGAGTCATGCAGGCACCCGGAGGCCCCGACGAGGACCGGAGCGGCGGGTTCGAGCACGGCGGCTGGATGGTCCCGTTCGCGGACGACGACTTCGGGCAGTTCATCACCGAGGTGTTCGGGCGCCCCGCGGCCTTCCTGCTCGGGCGGCGTACCTATGACATCTTCGCCGGGTACTGGCCCAAGGTCACCGATGAGAACGACCCGGTGGCGGGCAAGCTCAACGGGCTCCCGAAGTACGTCGTCTCCTCGACGCTCAAGGACCCGCGGTGGCAGCACACCACCGTCATCGACGGCGATCTCGTGACCGAGGTGACGCGCCTGAAGGAGCGGACGCGGGGCGGGGAACTCCAGATCCACGGCAGCGGCCGGCTCGCGCAGTCCCTGATGGCGCACGGCCTCATCGACGAGTACAACCTGCTGGTGCACCCCGTCGTCCTGGGGGCAGGTTTCCGGCTCCTCCCGGAGGGCGGGCTGCCGACCGCCTTCGAGCTGACCGCCACCCGCACCACCTCCACGGGGGTCGCGATCAACACCTACCGGCCCACGGGCCGGCCGGACCACGGGACGTTCGCCCCGGGCGAATGA
- a CDS encoding TetR/AcrR family transcriptional regulator, whose protein sequence is MRIEQGADTREQVLGCAVQVASAQGLEGLSLRGLAGQLKLSTNDVFALFGSKEELQLATVQRAVTIYVEHVLKPARAAPAGLGRLWILCESWISYSRGRVFSGGCFFYATIAEFDAREGRVHDALASAQTGWITFVEQTVEEARALGELAEDTDVSQLAFEIIAFLELANAESVLHDNTIGYTKAARAILGRLRSCATDASVLPSAP, encoded by the coding sequence GTGCGGATCGAGCAGGGGGCGGACACCCGGGAGCAGGTTCTCGGGTGTGCGGTGCAGGTCGCCTCGGCACAGGGGCTCGAAGGCCTTTCCCTCAGAGGGCTGGCCGGCCAGCTGAAGCTGAGCACGAACGACGTGTTCGCCCTCTTCGGCTCGAAGGAGGAGCTTCAACTCGCCACCGTCCAGCGGGCCGTCACCATCTACGTCGAGCATGTGCTGAAACCGGCGCGGGCCGCGCCCGCCGGACTGGGCCGCTTATGGATCCTGTGCGAGAGCTGGATCTCCTATTCCCGGGGGCGGGTGTTCTCCGGCGGCTGCTTCTTCTACGCCACCATCGCCGAGTTCGACGCCCGGGAGGGCAGGGTGCACGACGCGCTGGCGTCCGCGCAGACCGGCTGGATCACCTTCGTCGAGCAGACGGTCGAGGAGGCCCGTGCCCTCGGCGAGCTCGCGGAGGACACGGACGTCTCCCAACTGGCCTTCGAGATCATCGCGTTCCTCGAACTGGCCAACGCGGAGTCGGTGCTGCACGACAACACGATCGGATACACGAAGGCGGCGCGCGCCATCCTGGGGCGTCTGCGCTCCTGCGCGACGGACGCGTCGGTCCTGCCGTCGGCACCGTAG
- a CDS encoding sensor histidine kinase, translated as MTRTEYSWLLPSAMADPELPEDRARSRRTVRDWAVDITAFLCAAFFGMLALAAIEADRTTPEVVVLVDSVLGAAACCALWVRRRWPVGLAVVLTLVGVVEPVAAGALLVALFSLAVHRSFRPVAIVGAGALAVAPLQPYLRPDPETSLIASTIIGVLLILLVLSWGMVVRSRRQLVLTLRERARRAEAEAGLRAEQAQRLAREAIAREMHDVLAHRLTLLSVHAGALEFRPDAPPAEVARAAGVIRDSAHEALQDLREIIGVLRGPGDGDEGHRPQPTLVTLDALIAESRSAGMKVTLDNRVADPAAAPAATGRTVYRIAQECLTNARKHAPGAGVTVAVTGGPGGGLTIEVRNPAPTEPFERVPGSGQGLIGLTERATLAGGHLDHGPEPGGGFAVRARLPWPAA; from the coding sequence ATGACGCGCACTGAGTACAGCTGGCTGCTGCCGTCGGCGATGGCCGACCCGGAGCTGCCCGAGGACCGGGCACGGTCGCGCCGTACCGTGCGGGACTGGGCCGTCGACATCACGGCCTTCCTGTGCGCCGCGTTCTTCGGGATGCTCGCCCTCGCCGCCATCGAGGCCGACCGCACGACGCCGGAGGTGGTCGTCCTCGTGGACTCGGTGCTCGGCGCGGCCGCCTGCTGTGCCCTCTGGGTCCGCCGGCGCTGGCCCGTCGGACTGGCCGTGGTCCTGACCCTCGTGGGTGTCGTGGAGCCGGTGGCGGCCGGCGCTCTGCTGGTCGCGCTGTTCAGCCTGGCCGTGCACCGGTCCTTCAGACCCGTCGCGATCGTCGGTGCGGGCGCCCTCGCCGTTGCCCCCCTGCAGCCCTATCTGCGCCCGGATCCGGAAACCTCGCTCATCGCCTCGACCATCATCGGCGTACTGCTGATCCTGCTGGTGCTCAGCTGGGGCATGGTCGTACGGTCCAGACGCCAGCTGGTCCTCACCCTGCGGGAGCGGGCCCGCCGGGCCGAGGCGGAGGCCGGACTGCGCGCCGAGCAGGCCCAGCGGCTGGCCCGCGAGGCCATCGCCCGAGAGATGCACGACGTCCTCGCCCACCGGCTGACCCTGCTCAGCGTGCACGCCGGGGCCCTCGAATTCCGGCCCGACGCGCCCCCGGCCGAGGTCGCCAGGGCCGCCGGGGTGATCCGGGACAGCGCGCACGAGGCGCTCCAGGACCTCCGCGAGATCATCGGCGTGCTGCGCGGACCGGGGGACGGCGACGAGGGCCACCGGCCGCAGCCCACCCTCGTCACCCTGGACGCGCTGATCGCCGAGTCCCGGTCGGCCGGGATGAAGGTCACCCTCGACAACCGGGTCGCCGATCCCGCCGCCGCGCCCGCCGCCACCGGCCGCACCGTCTACCGCATCGCGCAGGAGTGCCTCACCAACGCCCGCAAGCACGCGCCCGGCGCCGGGGTCACCGTCGCCGTGACCGGCGGACCGGGCGGCGGGCTCACCATCGAGGTCCGCAACCCGGCCCCCACCGAGCCCTTCGAGCGGGTGCCCGGCTCCGGCCAGGGGCTCATCGGCCTCACCGAGCGCGCCACGCTCGCCGGCGGACATCTGGACCACGGACCCGAGCCCGGCGGCGGGTTCGCCGTCCGCGCCCGGCTGCCCTGGCCCGCCGCGTGA
- a CDS encoding response regulator transcription factor: MNTPTSPTPPVARPVRLLIVDDDPLVRAGLTLMLGGADGIDIVGEGADGNEVAGLVDRLHPDVVLMDIRMPGMDGLTATERLRRRPSAPEVVVLTTFHADEQVLRAIRAGAAGFVLKDTPPAQIVESVLRVAAGDPVLSPAVTRQLMARAAGGAQDDRNSRADRARRRFDELAGREKEVALAVGRGSSNAEIAGSLYLSVATVKTHVSRILAKLELNNRVQIALLIHDAGLLDEEGGGGVGIR, from the coding sequence ATGAACACCCCGACGTCCCCCACGCCCCCGGTGGCTCGACCGGTCCGGCTGCTCATCGTCGACGACGACCCCCTCGTCCGGGCCGGGCTCACCCTGATGCTCGGTGGCGCGGACGGCATCGACATCGTGGGGGAGGGTGCCGACGGCAACGAGGTCGCCGGTCTGGTCGACCGGCTGCACCCCGATGTGGTGCTGATGGACATCCGGATGCCCGGCATGGACGGCCTCACCGCCACCGAGCGACTGCGCCGCCGCCCCTCGGCGCCCGAAGTCGTCGTTCTGACCACCTTCCACGCCGATGAACAGGTGCTGCGCGCCATCCGCGCCGGAGCCGCAGGATTTGTCCTGAAAGACACCCCGCCCGCGCAGATCGTCGAGTCGGTCCTGCGGGTCGCGGCCGGTGACCCGGTGCTCTCACCCGCCGTCACCCGACAGCTCATGGCCCGCGCCGCGGGCGGCGCGCAGGACGACCGCAACAGCCGCGCGGACCGGGCGCGCAGGCGCTTCGACGAGCTGGCCGGGCGGGAGAAGGAGGTCGCGCTCGCCGTCGGACGGGGCAGTTCCAACGCGGAGATCGCGGGCTCGCTGTATCTGAGCGTGGCCACCGTGAAGACGCATGTGTCACGGATTCTCGCCAAGCTCGAACTCAACAACCGTGTCCAGATTGCTCTGTTGATCCACGATGCGGGGCTGCTCGACGAGGAGGGCGGGGGCGGGGTCGGCATACGCTGA
- a CDS encoding cytochrome P450 — protein MSVIDLSDVPEFRANPYPYYAKLRAEGPVHAIRTDQLERAWLIVGYEESRAALADARFAKDWRPTGHWPDGDNAISTNMLELDAPHHTRLRRLVAREFTSRRIESLRPRVEQITRELLDALPATGSGDLIDALAFPLPMTVICELIGVPDLDRDTFRRLSNGVVSPTEEQREGDPVGAMGDYLVELIEAKRGSPGEDLMSALIRARDEGGDRLSPDELVGMAFLLLVAGHETTVNLISNAVRALLDHPEQLALLRADLDGLIDGTVEETLRYDGPVETATFRFAREDVRIGPTVIPKDEPVLVALASGGRDPERFPDPDTFDIRRDTQGHLAFGHGVHFCLGAPLARMEARIAIRALLERCPDLARDPDAGEPEWLSGLLFRGVRRLPVCW, from the coding sequence GTGTCCGTGATCGATCTGAGTGATGTGCCGGAATTCCGGGCCAACCCGTATCCGTACTACGCGAAGCTGCGTGCCGAGGGACCCGTCCACGCCATCCGGACCGATCAGCTCGAACGGGCCTGGCTGATCGTCGGGTACGAGGAGAGCCGGGCCGCTCTCGCGGACGCGCGGTTCGCGAAGGACTGGCGGCCCACGGGGCACTGGCCGGACGGCGACAACGCGATCAGCACCAACATGCTGGAGCTGGACGCACCGCACCACACCCGGCTGCGCAGGCTCGTGGCCCGTGAGTTCACCTCCCGGCGGATCGAGTCGCTGCGCCCGCGCGTCGAGCAGATCACCCGGGAACTCCTCGACGCGCTGCCCGCCACGGGAAGCGGCGATCTCATCGACGCGCTCGCCTTTCCGCTGCCGATGACCGTCATCTGCGAACTGATCGGCGTCCCGGACCTGGACCGGGACACCTTCCGCCGGCTGTCGAACGGGGTGGTCTCGCCGACCGAGGAACAGCGGGAGGGCGACCCCGTCGGCGCCATGGGCGACTATCTCGTCGAGCTGATCGAGGCCAAGCGCGGATCGCCGGGCGAGGACCTGATGAGCGCGCTGATCCGGGCGCGCGACGAGGGCGGCGACCGCCTGTCCCCCGACGAACTGGTCGGCATGGCCTTCCTGCTGCTCGTCGCGGGACACGAGACGACCGTCAACCTGATCTCCAACGCCGTGCGGGCGCTGCTCGACCATCCCGAACAGCTGGCCCTGCTCCGCGCCGATCTCGACGGACTGATCGACGGCACGGTCGAGGAGACGCTGCGGTACGACGGCCCGGTGGAGACCGCCACCTTCCGCTTCGCCCGCGAGGACGTACGGATCGGCCCCACCGTGATCCCGAAGGACGAGCCGGTCCTGGTGGCGCTGGCCTCGGGCGGCCGCGACCCGGAGCGCTTCCCGGACCCGGACACCTTCGACATCCGCCGGGACACCCAGGGGCACCTGGCCTTCGGGCACGGGGTGCACTTCTGCCTGGGCGCGCCGCTGGCCCGGATGGAGGCCCGGATCGCGATCCGGGCCCTGCTGGAGCGCTGCCCCGACCTCGCCCGCGACCCGGACGCCGGGGAGCCGGAGTGGCTGTCCGGCCTGCTGTTCCGCGGAGTGCGGCGGCTGCCGGTGTGCTGGTGA
- a CDS encoding cytochrome P450, whose translation MTTEAVLDLAALGEDFTRDPYPVYARLRAQGPVHRVRIPEGAPAWLVVGYDVGRELLADQRLSKAWQKASPALGIAKVSAGTSMLSVDAPDHTRLRKLVTREFTPRRMEQLAPRVREMTDELLDAMLAPPGRSADLVEALSFPLPMSVICELLGVPFLDRTAFREWSNNAVSAIDTEARETSTAEVTAYMEGLLADKREQPGDDLMSALIHTADVDGDRLSADELMGMAWLLLVAGHETTVNLVTNGVLNLLTHPGQLEALRADFGLIDNAVEEILRFEGPVETPTYRFTTEPIEVGGTVIPGGGELVLVAMSDANRDPARYEAADRFDITRDARGHVAFGHGIHYCLGAPLARIEARIAIRSLLERCPDLRLAADPATLNWRTGMLMRGPMSLPVAW comes from the coding sequence TTGACCACCGAAGCCGTACTCGACCTCGCCGCGCTCGGCGAGGACTTCACCCGTGACCCCTACCCCGTGTACGCCCGGCTGCGGGCCCAGGGCCCGGTCCACCGGGTCCGGATACCCGAGGGCGCGCCCGCCTGGCTCGTCGTCGGCTACGACGTGGGACGGGAACTCCTGGCCGACCAGCGGCTGTCCAAGGCGTGGCAGAAGGCCTCGCCCGCACTGGGCATCGCCAAGGTCTCCGCCGGAACGTCCATGCTCAGTGTGGACGCCCCCGACCACACCCGGCTGCGGAAGCTGGTGACCCGGGAGTTCACCCCGCGTCGCATGGAGCAGCTCGCCCCGCGTGTGCGGGAGATGACGGACGAGCTGCTCGACGCGATGCTCGCCCCGCCGGGCCGGAGCGCCGATCTCGTCGAGGCGCTGTCGTTCCCGCTGCCGATGTCCGTCATCTGTGAACTGCTCGGGGTGCCGTTCCTGGACCGGACGGCGTTCCGCGAGTGGTCCAACAACGCCGTCTCGGCGATCGATACCGAGGCCCGGGAGACCTCGACGGCGGAGGTGACCGCCTATATGGAGGGTCTGCTCGCCGACAAGCGCGAGCAGCCGGGCGACGATCTGATGAGCGCGCTGATCCACACGGCGGACGTGGACGGTGACCGGCTCTCGGCCGACGAGCTGATGGGCATGGCCTGGCTGCTGCTCGTCGCGGGCCATGAGACCACCGTCAATCTCGTCACCAACGGGGTGCTCAATCTGCTCACCCACCCCGGCCAACTTGAGGCGTTGCGCGCGGACTTCGGCCTGATCGACAACGCGGTCGAGGAGATCCTGCGCTTCGAGGGCCCGGTGGAGACCCCGACGTACCGCTTCACCACCGAACCGATCGAGGTCGGTGGCACGGTCATCCCCGGTGGCGGGGAGCTGGTGCTCGTGGCGATGTCGGACGCCAACCGGGACCCCGCGCGGTACGAGGCGGCGGACCGCTTCGACATCACCCGCGACGCCCGCGGCCATGTCGCCTTCGGTCACGGCATCCACTACTGCCTGGGCGCGCCACTGGCCCGTATCGAGGCCCGGATCGCCATCAGGTCGCTGCTGGAGCGCTGTCCGGACCTGCGCCTGGCCGCGGACCCGGCGACACTGAACTGGCGCACCGGGATGCTGATGCGGGGGCCGATGAGCCTGCCGGTGGCCTGGTGA
- a CDS encoding Gfo/Idh/MocA family oxidoreductase: MRIGLIGTGRIGTFHAVALSRHDAVDSLVVADADPGRAAAVAARTGAEAVAVDEVFASGARGVDALVISSATSAHAGLIARAARAGIPAFCEKPIALDLSATLDALAAVESAGSVLQLGFMRRFDAGFAAARAAVREGRLGRLHTVRAVTSDPAPPPAAYLPLSGGLYRDCLVHDFDMVRWVTGSEVTEVYATGSDAGPPVFREAGDVDTAAVLLTLDDGTLATATATRCNGAGYDVRMELAGEHDQLAVGLDDRTPLTSAEPQGPGAPPKPWPGFLERFAPAYEAELDAFLDVARGELVNPCDGREALHALRIAEACERSRREHRPVSLREIPGG; encoded by the coding sequence ATGCGCATCGGACTCATCGGAACGGGACGTATCGGCACTTTCCATGCGGTGGCGCTGAGCCGCCACGACGCCGTGGACTCACTGGTGGTGGCGGACGCGGACCCGGGCCGGGCGGCCGCGGTCGCCGCGCGGACCGGCGCGGAGGCCGTGGCGGTGGACGAGGTGTTCGCGTCCGGCGCGCGGGGCGTCGACGCGCTCGTGATCTCGTCGGCGACCTCCGCCCACGCCGGACTCATCGCGCGGGCCGCCCGCGCCGGGATCCCGGCGTTCTGCGAGAAACCGATCGCCCTCGACCTGTCCGCCACCCTGGATGCCCTGGCGGCCGTCGAATCGGCCGGCTCCGTACTCCAGTTGGGCTTCATGCGGCGCTTCGACGCCGGGTTCGCCGCGGCCCGCGCCGCCGTGCGGGAGGGCCGGCTCGGACGGCTGCACACCGTGCGGGCGGTCACCTCGGACCCGGCGCCGCCGCCCGCCGCCTATCTCCCGCTCTCCGGCGGCCTGTACCGGGACTGCCTGGTCCACGACTTCGACATGGTGCGGTGGGTGACGGGCAGCGAGGTCACCGAGGTGTACGCCACCGGGTCGGACGCCGGACCTCCGGTGTTCCGCGAGGCGGGCGACGTCGACACGGCGGCCGTTCTGCTGACCCTGGACGACGGCACGCTGGCCACGGCCACGGCCACCCGGTGCAACGGCGCCGGGTACGACGTACGGATGGAGCTGGCGGGCGAGCACGACCAGCTCGCGGTCGGCCTCGACGACCGCACCCCGCTGACCTCGGCGGAGCCACAGGGGCCCGGCGCCCCGCCGAAGCCGTGGCCTGGCTTCCTGGAGCGGTTCGCCCCCGCGTACGAGGCGGAGCTGGACGCGTTCCTCGACGTGGCCCGGGGCGAGCTGGTCAATCCGTGCGACGGGCGGGAGGCACTGCACGCGCTGCGTATCGCCGAGGCCTGCGAGCGCTCGCGCCGCGAGCACCGGCCGGTGAGCCTGCGGGAGATCCCCGGGGGCTGA
- a CDS encoding GntR family transcriptional regulator, with protein sequence MTERGTDQPLPLSVDRTSPVPLYFQLAQQLEAAVEQGRLAPGTLLGNEIELAARLGLSRPTVRQAIQSLVDKGLMVRRRGVGTQIVHSRVRRPLELSSLYDDLEAAGRQPATRVLRTALEPATAAVAAALGVEEGSEVHLVERLRYAHGEPMALLRNHLPRGLLDLGTERLETTGLYRMMRAEGITLHSARQSVGARAADEREAGRLGEAVGAPLLTMERVTFDDSGRTVEFGSHVYRASRYAFEFQLLVRP encoded by the coding sequence GTGACCGAACGTGGAACCGACCAGCCGCTCCCGCTGAGCGTGGACCGCACCAGCCCGGTGCCGCTCTACTTCCAGCTGGCGCAGCAGTTGGAGGCGGCCGTCGAACAGGGCCGGCTGGCCCCCGGCACCCTGCTCGGCAACGAGATCGAGCTCGCCGCCCGCCTCGGACTGTCCCGGCCGACCGTGCGCCAGGCCATCCAGTCGCTCGTCGACAAGGGGCTGATGGTGCGCCGCCGGGGCGTGGGCACCCAGATCGTGCACAGCCGGGTCCGGCGCCCGCTGGAGCTCAGTTCGCTCTACGACGACCTGGAGGCGGCCGGCCGGCAGCCGGCCACCCGTGTGCTGCGCACTGCCCTCGAACCCGCCACCGCCGCGGTCGCCGCGGCGCTCGGGGTCGAGGAGGGCAGTGAGGTCCACCTCGTGGAGCGGCTGCGGTACGCGCACGGCGAACCGATGGCCCTGCTGCGCAACCACCTGCCCCGGGGGCTGCTCGACCTCGGCACGGAACGGCTGGAGACCACCGGGCTGTACCGGATGATGCGCGCCGAGGGCATCACCCTGCACAGCGCCCGTCAGTCCGTCGGCGCGCGGGCCGCCGACGAGCGGGAGGCCGGCCGGCTCGGCGAGGCGGTGGGTGCGCCACTGCTGACGATGGAGCGGGTCACGTTCGACGACTCCGGACGTACGGTCGAATTCGGCTCGCACGTCTACCGGGCCTCGCGCTACGCGTTCGAGTTCCAGCTGCTCGTACGTCCCTGA
- a CDS encoding sugar ABC transporter substrate-binding protein, with translation MGAVLAAVLGASLMGCSSTGGKRAEERAAAAAAEGRAAVNTPRWTFAMVTHSGDGDTFWDIVQKGAEQAAVKDNINFLYSHNDEAQQQAQLVQTAIDKKVDGLIVTLAKPDAMKAVVAKAVKAGIPVITVNSGSAESKAFGALTHIGQDESIAGEAVGDELDARGRKKALCILHEQGNVGHEQRCAGAKKAFAGTMQNLYVDGTNMPDVQASIEAKLQADKSIDAVVTLGAPFADAAVQAKRTAGSEAEIDTFDLNAKVATGLQEKKLGFAVDQQPYLQGYEAVDLLWLYRYNRNVLGGGLPVLTGPQVITADDADALAEYTKRGTR, from the coding sequence ATGGGCGCCGTGCTGGCGGCGGTGCTCGGCGCCTCCCTCATGGGATGCAGCAGCACCGGTGGCAAGCGGGCGGAAGAACGCGCGGCGGCCGCGGCCGCCGAGGGCCGGGCCGCGGTGAACACACCCCGCTGGACGTTCGCCATGGTCACCCACTCGGGCGACGGCGACACCTTCTGGGACATCGTCCAGAAGGGCGCCGAGCAGGCGGCGGTCAAGGACAACATCAACTTCCTGTACTCGCACAACGACGAGGCGCAGCAGCAGGCCCAGCTCGTCCAGACCGCGATCGACAAGAAGGTCGACGGACTGATCGTCACCCTCGCCAAGCCCGACGCCATGAAGGCCGTCGTCGCCAAGGCCGTCAAGGCCGGTATCCCGGTGATCACGGTGAACTCGGGCTCCGCGGAGTCCAAGGCGTTCGGCGCCCTCACCCACATCGGCCAGGACGAGTCCATCGCCGGTGAGGCGGTCGGCGACGAGCTGGACGCGCGGGGCCGCAAGAAGGCCCTGTGCATCCTGCACGAGCAGGGCAACGTCGGCCACGAGCAGCGCTGCGCGGGGGCCAAGAAGGCCTTCGCCGGCACGATGCAGAACCTGTACGTCGACGGCACCAACATGCCCGATGTCCAGGCGTCCATCGAGGCCAAGCTCCAGGCGGACAAGAGCATCGACGCGGTCGTCACCCTCGGCGCACCCTTCGCCGACGCCGCCGTCCAGGCCAAGCGGACCGCGGGCAGCGAGGCGGAGATCGACACCTTCGACCTGAACGCCAAGGTCGCCACCGGTCTCCAGGAGAAGAAGCTCGGCTTCGCCGTCGACCAGCAGCCCTACCTCCAGGGCTACGAGGCCGTCGACCTGCTCTGGCTCTACCGCTACAACCGCAATGTGCTCGGCGGCGGCCTCCCTGTCCTGACCGGCCCGCAGGTCATCACGGCCGACGACGCCGACGCGCTGGCCGAGTACACCAAGCGGGGCACCCGATGA
- a CDS encoding ABC transporter permease: MSGSGRPAAPAPSPAPAPSAARADERLLRTSPLRRLLGRPELGSVVGAAAVFLFFTIVADSFLQASSFGTVLYAASTIGIMAAPVALLMIGGEFDLSAGVLVTSSALISSMFSYQMTANVWVGVFVSLLVTLAVGAFNGFMLTRTKLPSFIITLGTFLMLTGLNLGFTKLISGTVSTKAIGDMEGFDSARKVFASQLTIGDVEFKVTILWWAALVAVATWILLRTRFGNWIFAVGGEADAARAVGVPVIRTKIGLYLGVAFAAWVSGQHLLFSYDVVQSGEGVGNELTYIIAAVIGGCLITGGYGSAIGSAVGAFIFGMTSKGIVYAEWNPDWFKFFLGAMLLLATLLNAWVRKRAEATK, translated from the coding sequence ATGAGCGGATCCGGCCGGCCCGCGGCACCGGCTCCGTCCCCCGCGCCCGCCCCGTCCGCCGCCCGGGCCGACGAACGGCTGCTGCGCACCTCACCGCTGCGCAGGCTGCTCGGCCGCCCCGAGCTCGGTTCGGTCGTCGGCGCGGCGGCCGTCTTCCTCTTCTTCACGATCGTCGCCGACAGCTTCCTCCAGGCCTCCAGCTTCGGCACCGTGCTGTACGCGGCCTCCACCATCGGGATCATGGCCGCGCCCGTGGCGCTGCTGATGATCGGCGGCGAGTTCGACCTCTCCGCCGGTGTGCTGGTCACCAGCTCCGCACTGATCTCCTCGATGTTCAGCTACCAGATGACGGCCAACGTCTGGGTCGGCGTCTTCGTGTCCCTGCTGGTCACCCTGGCCGTCGGCGCGTTCAACGGCTTCATGCTCACCCGTACCAAGCTGCCGAGCTTCATCATCACGCTCGGTACGTTCCTGATGCTGACCGGGCTCAACCTCGGGTTCACCAAGCTCATCAGCGGCACCGTGTCGACCAAGGCGATCGGCGACATGGAGGGCTTCGACTCGGCCCGCAAGGTCTTCGCCTCCCAGCTGACGATCGGCGACGTCGAGTTCAAGGTGACCATCCTGTGGTGGGCGGCGCTCGTCGCGGTCGCGACCTGGATCCTGCTCCGTACCCGCTTCGGCAACTGGATCTTCGCCGTCGGCGGTGAGGCCGACGCGGCCCGCGCGGTCGGCGTCCCGGTGATCCGTACGAAGATCGGCCTCTACCTCGGAGTGGCCTTCGCCGCCTGGGTCTCCGGCCAGCACCTGCTGTTCAGCTACGACGTCGTCCAGTCCGGTGAGGGCGTCGGCAACGAGCTGACGTACATCATCGCGGCCGTCATCGGCGGCTGTCTGATCACCGGCGGCTACGGCTCCGCGATCGGCTCCGCGGTCGGTGCATTCATCTTCGGCATGACCAGCAAGGGCATCGTGTACGCGGAGTGGAACCCGGACTGGTTCAAGTTCTTCCTGGGAGCGATGCTGCTCCTGGCCACCCTGCTCAACGCATGGGTACGCAAGCGCGCGGAGGCGACAAAGTG